The segment CTAGGTCAAAACAAAGGAAGAGaccagaatttatattttaattttatttttaacaagagagtgagagagaggggggagagtgTGAGAGGGTGAGAGAGAGGGAGGAAGAGAGAGatggagagggagagagagatagggagggagagggagggagggagagagagatatGGAGAGGGAGAGCGAGAGAGAGTCTTAGTCTTAGTCTTAGTTAAATTGCGTGTATGGAGTACCATTCATGTTAaggattgaaattttgtatttacaaactCATAAAACTTCATTGAATCTTATGATATGCTTACGTAATCATTCAGAATAATAGTTTGCATGAGTGAAATGCACCATTACTTCAAAATTGTTGTGGTCAAAAAACACTAATATGTACACAAAGTGTAGGATCTATGATATTAGCGTTGCAAAGACAAAAACATCGATAATTCAATCTAGAGAACTAAGGacgtaaataattaataattatgataagaGATCGAAGCATCCAGGGTTGAGCCCTTGACCACTTCTAAAGGGCTTAGAGAAGGGCAAAACCGCCGTGTCAGGGTGGCGTTACCCGTCTTTCCTTATTGGCGCTTAATCCTTCACCTCTCATTTTATTAATGGATCCTGCATTATCGCTTGGATCTACAAGCCACGCTGTGTCACAATTTGGATCACTTAACTAACGATCAAGCAATCCGAGGAGAACGATGCGATTAGCCCCATAATCTAACATTACACTTATACTTTTGATTACTTCCATACTCTGTACTATGGATAGTAATGGTTGCTTGACTATCAATTCCATAAGGATACTCCACACCACATGTTGTGTGACAAAATCCTCTGAACTTGCATGACAAATTCAATACTATAGATTAGTTCGAGATTTCATGTGAGTGATTAGAAaagcagaaataaaattttcacacCCCTCGgttgaaaaattaatatgtataagcTTCCCAAGGGCTTAAACCTTCACTAGCGCTCAGGCAATTAAAGAATACTTGCTATTTTACCAACAAAGAAAGGTCACGTCTTTAAATGGAGTGTCAAAAGATGAAACAATTACATAACTAATACATCGATTAATaactacatatataaaaattaaaaagacagataaaatgattttgaaccagttttaattttggattttggcCAAGAATTTCGAATTCATATCCGCAATGGTCTGTAAAtcattttttgataaaaaatatcaatagcaaacattttattcaataaactcTCCTATACAatcatatacaattatataatacttgaaatgtaatttgatgtaatatttaGAACTATATGACTATTTTTACAGGTATTTTAGAGTAATTAATGTGTTATGTATCGAGTAGTTTCGCCCCCCACATGTTGTGTTGAGTGTAACGGCACACAGCTGGGATCTATACTCACATTTCAACTCTCAAATGAAGCTCGGATTTATGAGACAATCGTACTGCAATTACCGCAAACCTGGCAGCGTAACTGAGCCAATCATGGGGCCGTTATGGCTCGTAAATAAGACCGGCCATTTTTGTATCCTGTGTTACAAAACAATGTTCACACCTGTAACATTGGTGATTCTCCATTTTGCATAGATATTAGTctattacaaattcttttttgttttatgtgtttaaattgtcttataaaaattgtatttaaaataaactattcatatTTCATGTATCAAAACAACGCTTAGTAAATACACTTCACTGTTTGGAAAGTGcctattacaaaatattgtactaaaaacGTACCACACAATTTCATTGAACTACGTGATTTAGCTTTTTAATCTCTAATCCATATAGATAAGTCACGAGAGGGTTTTTTTGTTACTGCTGAATAATATTTATGGTACTACAACTATTTATCCGACGACAATTCGATTTATGACATCTTTCGTCGTGTAACAAGGTAAAATGCCTTTTCATCTTCTCCTGGTACTATTAATGAGGCTGttgtcttaaatattattatttttacaagataTCCTCGAAAAGGAGGAAGACCTTAGTACCTTAAGTGGTTTTCAGACAATTAAATCACTTAGCCAAGGTAGAGGTTTtcttttaattgaaaacaaacaaaactctCAAAATACTCTCATccatattatattctaaaatatttcaaaacctgtAATAAAGTTTCAATTCGTGgagaaataaagttataatttcttatataaacaaaaactgcATTTAAGTTAAATGCAGGATACTTCATTATTAATTCAACCTAAAAAAGGTCTTTTTCTTTTGTGTTAAAGGTCATATACAAATATGTCtgtattgttatttagtttttgtaagtaAGTTATAATGATTTTTGTTCTGGTTTTAGTGAATATCTATTAAAGCTTAGTTATATTTAGACGTTTTTATATCATgctatattctttttaaaattcgtttGCCCATCCTTTCAAAGAAACCATTGGTATGCTACAAAATTAActctactttaaatattaataatattcataacaaGGGTCCGAACTACTGCCTGTCCCCAGCTCAATATTAAAATGAAGGCTTAACGTAATAAATGGCAATAAGATGTAGAAGGTATTATCTCAAATAAAtggtttcttaaaaaatagaataaattgctCTTGATCTTGTTCTTTTGTTCATGATAATAAGAAGAAGGTTAGTTAGTGGGTATCTACTagaataaaaacaagaaatagaTTTTAGGTTGGTTTCAagtaatacacatatatatataattttacttgtaTGTTTCTCGGTAACAATAATGACATACGTAATTAaggaatacttatttttaaatatacaattatattcttcttgtatataattttaacaaaaaacattatactATTTCATTATTCACAATAAGGGGAAAATACACCACCGATGTAAGGGAAACTGCAGGGGTTGAGGCTGATGAAGCAGATAAATTCCGCGGCAAATCTGCAAAGTAACCCATTCCGATGCGTTCCCGAGACCTTGCCTGTCATAACTTGTCATAACCGACCGAGCGAGTCCGCGCCTGCACGTGTCAAGCTTACATATTGAGGAAGGGAAGTGGAAGTGTTGGTATTAGTGGGGGGGGCATGGTTATTGATTGCTCCTGGTAGTTTCTGGCAGCCAAATAGAAACTGGCTAAACGTTTTCAAGACAGTTGAAGGTTTTTGATTGAAACATcgttataattaatttgatttaaatttcattctaactGGTCATCATGACTGGATGCGCTCtaaaaatgagattaaaaaaaggCAACGCAGAGAGTATCAGGAGTACAGGAGTTGGCAGGAGATTTAACTGACACTACTCAGCCGTAACGGTATTTAACGTTATAGTGATGTCAAGTATTACAGGAGTAGAGATCACCAACATCATTACGGCAGACTGAGAAACTGTGCCCTAGAATGCATCCAACGATTGAAGGCGTTATAGTCTACTGAATGCTTGTACACAACCCATTATGGCTTGTAAATATGTgggttgtaattttttttgtacggTCTACAAAAATTCTTGATaagctattaataataatatacttattttataagttCCAGTTTCTTAATTGGAACAATTTGAACATATAAGCCTACAAAGATAAACCTTTAGGCTTATCGCATATCAGTCAGATAAATGCTTTGTTACTGTACAAACAGCGAGAGTTGAAGAATCAGATACATTGAGACATACACACCATTATGTCAGTTGCTGTAAATACATCAACATCTCAACGTGCGTACTTTTGATACCTATCAGAAGGAATCACTGTTGATATCCATTACAAAATATGGGCCCTATCCATAAAAGTTCCGAATTAACAAAGAGTCATGAGATTCATTTCAGTGATAATCATCAGCAGAAGGGTTTCCAGTGCACTCCAAAATGAAACCAATCAACGCCTGGAGCTGGTGTAACGCAACGAACACTTATCGGGATatggaattatttaattataatggcTCTATCACTGATTTTCAAGGACTTGTGCGAGTTTCCAGTATATAATCGACGAACTCACTTCCATTCacatatacaaaaaacaaaagtgGGCCAAAATTGATCCCTGTGAGACACCATATTTCAGTGGTACTTTTGAGAATGAATATTTAATGTTTCGGACTATCTGAATCCGGCTGTTGCGGTAAGAGGTGAGCCACGAGAGTGGAAATCCATGATACGGAATTTTGGTGCAAAATTTAGTAGCTAAGATAAACAAACTTTTTAGATAAGACAAGAAAAACACCACCTTTTCTTAAACTATATGGCCTTCAAAATCTTGTCAACAAGACTCACTTTTGCATCTATCATTGCCATTCCTGTTATAGTAGGAAACACTACGCCAATTTTGAACTATATGGAAGTAGGGTACGTACTATAGTAAACGTTGCACGAAAATGGATTGTTCTAATTCTTTCGATGATTAGGTATATTACTGGTTGAGCGGTAGCGAAGCACCAATCGAGAAGTCtgattatttctgtctgtctgtgtgcaCTGACCTATAGCTTTTAAACCTTTGCACAAAACTTCACATTTCTATGTAAGCAACATAgtattcggtgatggtgcatgtcacaccatgggttttggctgatatatttacatttgtctAATGGATAAACATGACAGCAGCGAGAAAATtgtggaataaattaatttttaatcaaactgagtacaatcatatgagatttaacatgtgacgtaacaatgaaatgtataataattaaatgagctatagccTTTATACCTCGGCCTAATGAGGTATAGCTCAATATAGAATTGGGTATTCcacctcagcgaagcttgttacgcgatacATGCTGTGacctactcctaccttgtttgGGCACTGCAGATTCACTTCCGCGAAGGGTCACTTCcggctagtttataccttccagttgaacctacactagaTACAGCTAAcatcgatgtgtcacttaaatctgggcaaccttaagGGTGGGGCTTACTAAATGGTAAGGGCTTTTGCTAGCCTAGATATAACTGCATACCACCCCATGTCTGCTTTGACTAGGCTAACTCTTCTTCCAAGGAGATATGGCTGTATTCGCAGCCAAAAACTTCCTCTTAGATCTTGACACAGGAGACGGCCTCTACATGCAAGCATTTGAAGCAGAGATTTAAAGCATTTGATCCATGTCAAATTGGAAGCAGCGCAAATGTCCTTTTAGTAATAAGTGCAATATTTCAGTTTattgttctaagagaacaaaatatgTCACTATCATACAGATGTAGGAGATTGCACTGTAAATAAACTCCAATAATCATTATAAGTCTTCTTTATTTCAAGACATTAAACAACGTTCTAACAAAACAGGTTAtcattttagttacaaaaatagaagTGAGTTCCCAAAATCATGATTTTACTAGTATATAGTATCCAGTATCCACGGTATATACTCGGATACTCTGGTATACACATCTGGAAGTCCGGATCCACAACCTCCAGCATCTTCTGACACCACGTGAGACGTTATTCCAATAACAAAGTATGTAGTAGGGTTCAGCCCAACAGACATCATCAGAGGACCTCCTGAATCTCCGTCGCACGTACCTTCTCCTTGTATTCCTCCTGCACAGATTTGCTTGTCGCTGATCACGTGACGACAAGTAGCACCTCGAGGACACTGGTTCCTGTAGTATTCACTCTCAGTGTAGAAAAACTCACAGTCTCCTTTGGACACCACCGGAACTTGGACTGCCATCAACATATCGTTCCCATGGTCGTCTAGACAGACATCTCATCACCTTACTGTTATAAAgacttttttaacaattttactctACAGTATTAACAACTGCCAGATGTATTTCACAAATAATGCCAaaacgtttaataaaaaaatgtatatcctGATAAAATTTGATTATGTAAAAGTTTTACATACATACTCATAATGTGGCGTCGTTTAGTCTCTTTATCTAGGTGTATGAATgtgtaataactattatttatgtgtctgacggaaGGTTTTATGTAAGCCaagctatgaaaaatatattctgaGAAAAACATTTTCGTTTATACATTGACCCTTATTAAGCCTTCATTTCCTTGGTAAATCGagacatattttactttattacgaTATGTAACAACACCAGCGTAGCTAACGATTAATTTCTTCCTTAGGGGATATTTCTCCACCGATTTCAAGGTGGTGCTCAGGTTGTATGTTTATGCAATGCAAAAAGGTCTTCTGTCCCTAGACTACACCTTGTTTTgcttaatgttattaaataaacccTCATACCTGATGTTCTTCCCCATCCTGCGGCTGTGTAAGTTGTTTCAGCAAATTGTTGCAAGTATTGTCCATATGCCGTGGGCAGACATATCGGACGTATATTATCTGAAAACacacaaacaatttataaaatcaattatgcTAATTATTTCTTGGCAATAAATATATCGCTAGAGGGCTCATCCAGAATGGGTCTAAATATGTGGAATACGTATCATAGAGTCTCTTATGACCCAGAGATAGTATGGGAATACAGGAGTGCTCTTGCAAATGCCGGAAAAAGAGAGTCAGGTACAAGACATGGAGAGAGGGCTAGGACAGACAATTAGAAACGCTCCTTTTTAAGCTAAAGGAAGGACTAAGGTCATATATCTAGTACAAAGGGAATATAAAACTAGTACTTTGATTGCTAACAGGTTCCTCTTGGAAACATCAGATGAAGGAGGGTTTAAGCAAGTCTGATGAATGGGGACTCTGTAGAGGGCAGAAGAATCAGCGGAGCGTATATGGTTGGACTCTACTAATATTTGCAAAACCAGGAATAATCCTAGGGTCTTAATAGCAGAAGAccaagaatgtagccaggaaaaaattttggaGAATCCagataactgatattttcccgttgtggacagagagtaaggccccagtGTCTTCCTTAAAAcgttcttgacctgtttctttgtAGAGGCCAaactttcagcagtacatgtcagtaataattaattatcgcttagtaaacaaattattgaaaaaaatcaacatttgGGGGGGAACCGGGAAATCTTGATTGTATCAACTAAATAAAACTCAGTGATACTAAATTTTGGTAAAAGAAAGTTATAGAGACTATTAGTAAgactaaaatatagttttaccaGTGAATCTTATAGGGTGGGCTAAACGGATTAGTGCAATGTCGTTGTCGTTAACGACTCCTGTTACAGGATTTATTACAGTGTACGCTGGATGGACGTACAATCTCTCAACCGTTGCCTTCACAGGTGGAGAGGCACATCGGTGATAACGACAGTAGCTGACGTGTCTTAGAGCATGCTCTCCGAGGATAACATTTGTTCTgtgaaaaaacataaattttacacgCTTTGGCTCCTGGATTGATATTTGGTTGTGATATTAAATAAGGGTTAAATGTCTACGGTGCCCTCAAAATTAACGTAATTTATTGAGTGAATTAAAACGccaaattatactttaaatttaaattcatctcaattattttatttgatagtgTGACAAAATGGACTGAGAAATAGATGTGTATAGATTTGAACGCTCAGATATCATCTCCACGCCTTCGGGCACAACAGAAATGCTTAGATAACAacaaaagtgtaatttatttaaaattccttaTTTCCAGTGGTTGATTTGaagggataacaggatttcagatatTTTCCCTCGTTGTACTTTATCCTTTTAACATAAAATCTCACAtcatcacaaaattaaatttattgcaaaagatttaataaaattatattggttaagagtaattcattaaatttaaaattgcaatctattaaaaataatgtgctaATGCATTACCCAACAGTTGAGTGATTATTCAAACAGCAATAACAAAGGGAAGTCAACTAGTTTTAAAACAACTAGTGCATGCACTAATAGTGgtacttaagtgtttacaataTGAGCACAAAATTTTTTATCTTGAGAATAATGCTAAACTGAAGAATTACGTATTTATCAAGtcagattttcgaaataataaaatgttcttacTCCTTTCTAAGAAACTGCCCTGAGATAATTTCTTCATGCATGAAGCAATGAGCTGCTGTCAGGATGTACTTGTCGCTGATGATAGAACCACCACAAGCGAATGATGTTGTATTACTATCTGAAACAACATCAATgattacctatttattttattaaggttagtattattaaattagaaataaactatattaccTTAACCTTAAATGTTTCCTTACGAAATTATAATGTGTGCTAACGAAGGAATTAATGAACTCACAACTAAAAGTGGTAGTAGTCCTAACTGGATTTGCGAATGTTCTTATCAACTGAACAAATATTATTCACAATGTGGGCATATTTTTTAACCCTAACAAAATAGACTTTGGCCCTCATTTCAATCATAGTACATTATATTACGTCATATTTGCATGTATAAAAGTAGATGTACCGTTATGTAGCCCATACTAAAACCATATAACTgtttactaaacaaatgtaatacaGAACTGGAGATATGaagtttaaaactatatattttgaatatttcattacattaataaagtCATATACAACCGTATTAATCTTGGCTAACGACAatgatcataaattaaaatagagaagaaatatatattggtgtttaaaaaaagaaaattatatttttcatatatttatgtaaaagtgttaaaaattaacgCTTTGCATTCTACAAGTTGTGTTTTAGTTCCATCTCATAATGTCTCATCGCAAGTAAAATATTTAggcatagttttaaatttatataatacaagacGAGAGGGGGCTCGGACTAAAATCTTAGACTAGGGTCTCAAAATCTGTAAGTCCGACAGTGGGTATAATGGGTATTTGAAGAAAACAGTTATCCAGTTTTGTAATCAATTGGTTTGCACAGACTGCATTCTCAGACATATGCCATCATGCACACTGAATCAACGTTTTGATTAAATACacaaatgattaaataatttaagatagATGTCTATTTTAACCACGTAACGGTTTTTGACGTTGATAGCTATGGCGGAAAAGAGagctactgacgtaatattacgttcttAGCGATGGCGGAAAAGTGagctactgacgtaatattacgttcatagctATGGCGGAAAAGAGagctactgacgtaatattacgttcatagctATGGCGGAAAAGTGagctactgacgtaatattacgttaaGAGCTATGGCGGAAAAGtgtgctactgacgtaatattacgcatCGATATcttgttcctgttttattctgtttctACAAAAGAATTGTACAAGAAGCATttctataacaaaacaaattatttctggtactttctactagatgtcagcacttccttgttTCTCTGTTATGTGTATTTGCACTTTGACGATTTCTCTGTTGAAACATAGTGTAGACACCTAACACGAGTTGTTGTCACATCTCAACCGCTTTGTGTACTTTTTTGCTTTACTTAACGTGTTATTGTGCCATGGAAATATCCGACGCACAAATGGACGATTTGCTTCGTTAACGTGAAGATGATACGAACACAGATAGTACAAATGACTTAGTGGATCAATAAACTGTACAAACCTGTGTCTATGAAAACggcataacaatatttaaaaaacaacatagtTTAAGGTATAAAAAACCCGTTAAGGCGCTAAGTTGTTTTTGGCATATTTATATGTAGCAAACTCAAATATTAAACCGAAAAATATACTTTAGTTGGAGACAGATGTACCTACCATTCCAAATAAAATCTTCGATGTAGGCCATCCAG is part of the Homalodisca vitripennis isolate AUS2020 chromosome 8, UT_GWSS_2.1, whole genome shotgun sequence genome and harbors:
- the LOC124367087 gene encoding phenoloxidase-activating factor 3-like, giving the protein MAYIEDFIWNDSNTTSFACGGSIISDKYILTAAHCFMHEEIISGQFLRKETNVILGEHALRHVSYCRYHRCASPPVKATVERLYVHPAYTVINPVTGVVNDNDIALIRLAHPIRFTDNIRPICLPTAYGQYLQQFAETTYTAAGWGRTSDDHGNDMLMAVQVPVVSKGDCEFFYTESEYYRNQCPRGATCRHVISDKQICAGGIQGEGTCDGDSGGPLMMSVGLNPTTYFVIGITSHVVSEDAGGCGSGLPDVYTRVSEYIPWILDTIY